A genomic segment from Desulfobulbaceae bacterium encodes:
- a CDS encoding class 1 fructose-bisphosphatase — protein MNRPLGVTVSRHILDSQRMHPEATGELSGLLSELIVAAKTISAEVNMAGMADDIGMSGKTNIQGESVQKMDEFANNTIKKRMARSGYICVMTSEEEDDIIPVVDGYEGKYTLAFDPMDGSSNIDVNVSIGTIFSIHRRRTSLTSGQGTVEDLLQKGSAQVAAGYIIYGSSTMLVFTTGEGVHGFTLDPSVGEFFLSHPDIKIPERAKYYSINEGNTPYWDDNIRRYIDHVKAVDMSDNRPLSARYIGTLVADFHRNLITGGIFLYPKDNKDQKKLSGKLRLLYEAAPFAFIANQAGGRAITGDGRNIMDIEPESLHQRVPLIIGSKYDVDIVEDFLVGRR, from the coding sequence ATGAATCGACCTTTAGGCGTCACAGTCAGCCGACATATCCTTGACAGCCAACGCATGCACCCGGAAGCCACCGGCGAACTCTCTGGCCTGCTCTCCGAACTTATTGTCGCCGCCAAGACCATTTCCGCCGAAGTCAACATGGCGGGAATGGCCGATGACATCGGGATGTCCGGCAAGACAAACATCCAAGGGGAATCGGTCCAGAAGATGGACGAATTCGCCAACAATACGATCAAGAAACGAATGGCCCGCTCCGGCTACATCTGTGTCATGACCTCAGAGGAAGAAGATGACATCATCCCTGTAGTTGATGGATACGAGGGAAAATACACCCTGGCCTTCGACCCCATGGACGGCTCATCAAATATTGACGTCAACGTCTCGATCGGCACCATTTTTTCCATTCACCGTCGCCGCACCTCCCTTACCTCAGGACAGGGCACAGTTGAGGACCTTCTCCAGAAGGGATCGGCGCAAGTCGCTGCCGGATATATCATTTACGGGTCGAGCACCATGCTGGTTTTCACCACTGGCGAAGGGGTACACGGCTTTACCCTGGACCCCAGCGTGGGTGAATTCTTCCTCTCCCACCCCGACATCAAAATCCCGGAGCGGGCCAAATACTATAGCATCAACGAGGGCAACACCCCATACTGGGACGACAACATCCGGCGCTATATCGACCACGTCAAAGCAGTCGACATGAGTGACAACCGCCCCTTAAGCGCCCGTTATATCGGCACCTTGGTCGCAGACTTCCATCGCAACCTGATTACCGGCGGCATTTTCCTCTACCCCAAAGACAATAAAGACCAAAAAAAGCTGAGCGGCAAACTTCGCCTGCTCTACGAGGCCGCCCCCTTCGCCTTCATCGCCAACCAGGCCGGAGGCCGCGCCATTACCGGAGATGGCCGCAACATCATGGACATTGAGCCCGAATCCCTTCACCAACGAGTACCGCTGATCATCGGCAGCAAATATGATGTTGACATAGTAGAAGACTTTCTGGTCGGACGCAGATAG